Genomic DNA from Streptomyces sp. NBC_01431:
GGGAATGCCCCGCTGAGAGTCCTGCGCCGGGGCGGGCCCCACCCTCCGGCGCAGCCCCCGCCCGCCCCGGAAGGGGCGGGCCCCTCACCCCTTCCTGTAGCGGCACGCTGAGCTGGTGTGCCGGAGAGGAGCACGACCGTGGCGCCCACCATGACGCCGATTCCGGCGACCGTCCTGTTCTCGTACGCGGACCAGCAGATCCGCCGGTCGGCCCGCGCCCTGTGGCCGGGATCCCAGATAGACCTGGGGCCGCACGTTCCCTCCGTGACCGGCTACGTGCGGACCATCAGCCTCGACGGCACCCCGCTGTTCGCCAAGTACTCGCTGCTCGGCCTGTCGCTGGTATCGGTGCTGCGGGGCACCTGCGGCTCCTGGACGGCCGTCCAACAGGCCCAGGACGCCTATGTCTCCTCTCCCCGCGCATTGTTGGGACGGGAGGCAGGACAACTGCGGCTGTTGCGCCGGGCGGGCCTGAAGACGCCGCACGTGGCCGGGCTCGACAGCGGCGTCCTCTTCACCATGCCCGTGGCCGGGCCGACCCTGGGCGACCTGCTCGCCAAGGAACCCGAGCGCACGGAGGCCCTGATCACCGGCGTGCTGCGCACCCTGCGCGAAGGCTTGCGCCGGATCGACACCACCGAGGCCGAGGCCGTGGCGATCGGCGAGCGGTCGATCCCGGCGACGTTCACCCGCAAGTTCAACGGCCTCTCCGGGACGGCTTACTTACGGCAGGCCGGGCCGCACTGCTCGGTGCTGACCGCCATCGTCGGCCGCCTCCAGCGCATGCGGATGGCCCCGGTGCCCGGCTCGCGGCCGCTCGTGTACGGCGATCTCAAGCCCGAGCACGTGGTGTACGTCAACGGCCCCGACTGCGCCCCGGTCTTCATCGACCCCGGCATGGGGCGCGGCCGCCCGCAGGCCGACCACGCGAAACTCCTCTCGCGTCTGATCCTGTCCCTATTCGCGAACCCGCCCGTTCCGGCCGCCGTGCACGCCATCACCACCGGGCTGTCGGCCGTGGTGGAGCACGCCGTTGCCGGGCTCGGCAAGCCGGAGCGGTCGGCGTGGCTGCGGGAGCTGGTGCTGCTGTGGCTGATGGACACCGTCAACATCGTCTCCACCTACCTGACTTGCCCGGTGGTACTGCCCCTGCCGCCCCAGGCCGTGACCATCACCGAGCGGGCCGCCTCCCTGTTGGGTCTCCTCGACGCCGTGAGCACGGACCTGACCACACGTGACCCGCGCACCGTCTGGTCTCTCGCGCTCAGCCGTCTGTCGGAAGGTGTTGCGCGATGACCGGCCATACGGTGGGCATCGTCGGAGCCGGCGCCGTCGGCCAGACCGTCGGCGCCCTCCTCGTCACGGCGCCCTGGTGCACGGGCGTCAAGGTCCTCTCCCGCACGGTACCGGCGGCCGCGGGCCTGGCCTGCGATCTGGAAGACCTGGCCGTGGTGACCGGCTCCCCGGCCTGGGTGAGCCACGCCCGCGGCCCGGACGAACTCGCCACCTGTGACGCAGCGGTCATCTGCCCGCGCGCCCTGTTCACCAACAGCGCCCGCACCGACGTCCGCATGGCCGGACTGGCCGCGAACGCCCCCGTGATCGTGCGCCTCGCCCGGGGCCTGAAGGACTACCGCGGCGTGGTGATCGTGGTGACCAACCCCGTCGACGTCATGACCCGCCTGTTCGCCGAAGTGGCAGGCACCAACAGGGTGTTCGGGATCGGCTCCCACACCGACACCGCCCGCTACCGCATCGCCCTGGCCCACCGGCTCCGCGTACCGCTGACCGCCGTGGGCGCCCACGTGGTCGGCGAGCACGGCGACAGCGCGGTTCCCTGTGCCACCACCCTCCACGGCCACGCCCTGGACCTCATCCCGGACGGCGCACTTGCCGATGCCAGAAGCAGGCCCGCGCTCATCAACGCAGGCATCGGCCGCACCCGCTGCGGGCCGGCCGGGGCCGTCCTGGCCGCCCTCACCCACGCCCTCGGACTCACCGACGGCACCCTGGAACTCTCCACCCGCCACCGCGGCGCCTGGATCGGCGTCCCGGTGCAGTTCACCGCCGGGCAACCGACCGTAGCCCTGCCCCGCCTCACCCCCGACCAGGACACCGCCCTGGCGGCGGCCGCCGCAAAACTCGACACCGCGTACCGGGCCGCCGCCCCGTACCTGCCCCGAAGGACCGCATCGTGACCCTCCCTCAGCAGTACGCCACCCACATCCAGGCCAGCACCTGCTCGGTCACCGTCGCCTCCTACAGCGAACCCGTCGCAACCTGGGCTCGGCAGTACTTCGGGCAGTGGTGGCACGCCGCCCCCGAGCACCCCCCGTACGGCCGGAACCTCGTGGAGGCCGACATCGACCCGGCCGGGCTCGCAGCAATCACCCAGGACGTCCTCGACTACCCGCACCAGCAGACCACCTACGCGAACACACCCATGCTCCACCGGCGCACCCCGGGCCGGGCCGTCCTGGCGGCCCAGCCCGACGACCAGCTCGCCTACCGCTACGACCGCGGAGCCGGACTGCTGCGGATCGTCGGCGACGAACAGAGGACTGTCGCACTCGCCGCCGCCCGCCTGGCCCGCGAGACGATCCGAGGACAGCTACTGCTGGACGGCTGGTCGATCCTGCACGCCTCCGCCGTCACCAACGAGCACGGAGAGACCGTTTTGACGTTCGGCCCCAAGGGGGCAGGCAAGACCACCGTCGGCCTCCTCCTGGCCCGCCAGGGCTGGCGACTGCTGGCCAACGACCGGGTGTTCGTCAAGCCAGCCGGGGACCACGTACGCGTCCTGCCCTGGCCATCAGCAGCCGCCATCGGCTTCGGACTGCTCGACGCCCTCGGCCTGTACGACCCGGTCGCCGACCGGGTCAAGAAGGGCGAGGAACTCCACCCCACGCAGGACCAGACCGTCACCGACGCCCTGATGACAGGCTCCCGCACCCCGATCCGCAACGCCAAAGGCAAAGAGCTCAAGCCCCAGTTCCACCCGCACCAGCTCGCCGACTGGCTCGGCCTCACCCTCGCCACCGAAGGCCGCGCCGCCCGCCTCCTGTTCCCCACCGTCACCCCGGACACGGCGCCCACCGTCCTCGACCACACCCCCACACTCACCGACGCGGACTTCTTCACCGCCGCCACCGAAGACCGCTACCCCGACACATTCGACCTGCTGCCCGTCGGCGCCAGCCAAGACGCCGACCGTCTCACCGAACTGCTCGCCACACTCCCCCACCACGCCCTGGCCCTGAGCCACGACGCCGACGCGAACACCGCACTGCTCACGAAGGCGGTGGCAGTGTGACCACCGCGTAGCAAGCCCCACAGAGGCGCGGACCCCGGCCATCTTTGGCCAGGGTCCGCGCTTTTCGGCATGGCAGCGCAGTCAGTCGCTGGGCTGGAGGGAAGGAACGTGCCGCCTGACCAGGGCAGGCGGGTGCTGCGGGTCGAGGCGGAAGCCCCGTCGCTGGTAGGCGCGGGCGAGCTGCTCGGTGCGGGCGGCGGCCACCAGGCCGATGCCGTGGGCGTCTGCCGGAGCGCGAGGCGTACGAGGCGGCCGGCGGAGAGCGGGTCGCCCGCGGCGACGGCGAACAGAAGGTGAAGACGAGGAGTAGCCCCCGGCGGGCCGAGCGGCACGGGCTGCCTCCGGTGAGGTTGTCGCAATCCCGCCCGGCCCCGGAAACCTCCGCCTACGGTGCCGATATGAAGAACATTCTCCGCAAGACAGCGCCGCTGTCCGAAGCGAGTGGCATGGGGTGGCGGGGGATGCGGCCGGTGCGGCCGCGGCGTTCGAGCAGATACTGGCCGACCGGCAGCGGGTACTGGGTCCGGATCACCCCAACACCCTGACCGCCCGTAAAGACCTCGCCGTGTTGCATGGGTTGACGGGGGATTCGGCCGATGCGGCCCGCGCGCTCGCCGAACTGCTGGCCGACTGCGAGCGCGTGCTGGGTCCGGATCACCCCAACACCCTGGCCGTCCGTAGCCATCTCGCCCGGTTGCGGGGCAGGGCAGGGGGCGATGCTGTTGATCTATCGACCGGTTGATGAGCCAGATCAGTAAGTGGCGGCGCGCGACCGGATCGGCGCCGGATCATGCCCATAAAACGGTGTCAGAAAGTCGATGTGTTCAAGAACTTGAGGAGCACCCTTTTCTGTACGAGCTGGCGGGTGCAGCCACCCCAGGACGACGACGCCGATCTCCTCGCCCCCGTTCCGGCCGTACGGACCGGCGGCCTTGTGGGATACGCACGCGTGTCCACCAAGGGGCAACTGCTTGATCGGCAGATCCACGCACTCACCGAAGCAGGGTGCATCCGGATCTTCGCCGACAAGAAGTCCGGCAAGAACGCCGAACGCGAGGAACTGGGGAAGGTCCTCGACTACCTGCGCGAGGGCGACACCCTCGT
This window encodes:
- a CDS encoding lactate/malate family dehydrogenase, with amino-acid sequence MTGHTVGIVGAGAVGQTVGALLVTAPWCTGVKVLSRTVPAAAGLACDLEDLAVVTGSPAWVSHARGPDELATCDAAVICPRALFTNSARTDVRMAGLAANAPVIVRLARGLKDYRGVVIVVTNPVDVMTRLFAEVAGTNRVFGIGSHTDTARYRIALAHRLRVPLTAVGAHVVGEHGDSAVPCATTLHGHALDLIPDGALADARSRPALINAGIGRTRCGPAGAVLAALTHALGLTDGTLELSTRHRGAWIGVPVQFTAGQPTVALPRLTPDQDTALAAAAAKLDTAYRAAAPYLPRRTAS
- a CDS encoding tetratricopeptide repeat protein codes for the protein MAGDAAGAAAAFEQILADRQRVLGPDHPNTLTARKDLAVLHGLTGDSADAARALAELLADCERVLGPDHPNTLAVRSHLARLRGRAGGDAVDLSTG